The nucleotide window GGCTTAGAGATGAATCCAGGGTTGCTTGGTGACAGTTATGAAAGTTCTTTGGAGATTTCAGCATTTCTTGATTTTGATATTAGCCATTTAAAGCTCATCTTTCTTATTGAGAATCTGTGTTGGGGGTGAATCAGGTTGATTTGATTCTTCCACCTTTGAAGACATCTTCTTAGACTCCAGGTTTTGATTAGAATGCAAGGAACAATACTTTTCCTGTGATGTTGTATTTAGCTCATCCAGAGCTAAAGTGTGTCCAGAGGTTAGGTGAGGAACATCCAGTGTGTTCAGAGGTTAGGTGAGGAACAAGTTGGCAGGTTGGCAGGGATGGAGGCAGGTTTGAGAATGAAGAACCAGCTAGTAAGTTGAGACTCTGATTTTCTCATTGGATCTTTCCCATTAGCAACAATGTTCTCAAAGGGTAACAATAGTATATGACCTGGAGTCTCCGGGATAGGGAGAGTTCACATGTAGAGGTCCTCCCTGGCCAGCAGGGGGCGCCAAAGGACAAATATCTGGGGCCTGTGCGCCCCCAGAAGCATCTAATTATAAGAAAGTGGGCAATGACTtgtgtgaaatgaaatgaaaagaaacatggAGGGTTTGTAATTTCTTTGGCGAGTGACATAAAATGTGCTTAGCATAACCGTATCTGATTCTAGTAAGATGCTGTTGTCTTAGCATTACAGGGTGTGATTGCAATATGGGGCCTGGTGCTTAGGCTGTAGGCTGTATTGAAACAGTTTGGCCTTGCGATGGCACCTGCATTTCCATGTACAACTGTTGAACCGCAGTTTCTTTTCATCAGTGGGGATGACACCCTTATGGGTGATCAGGCTTAGAAATGTAAATAGAGGTGATCATGAGTGCCATCACTGGGGAGAATGAGACATTACATGTCACTTGAGCTCTGAAACCTGAATGCCCAGTTTCATCTCATTGGCGGCCTGAATGGTTCATGCATGACCTGGGGACGTGGGAATGAGACTTTTACATCGTTAGCCCCAGTGTAATTCATGTATCAACAAATCATAATTACTAAAAAGAGCTTAACTCTGTGCCATGTACTATTCTCTAATCCCATCCCTTAGCTTACTTAATAAATGGctgaaataaatagtaaatagtaGTCATAGCTATTTGTTATGCTTAGGAAGGAGGTAAGAACATGTACCAAACCCTTTGAAAGTTGGAGCATCCATGGAAAATTGTAAAACTGAGCTGCAAGGGGGCCACACCAGGGACTATTTAGGTCATTTGCTCTTAAAATATCTGTGAACTTGATCCTCAGAGATAAACTCATTAGAAACCCAGGGTACCCCGGATACAGGCTGTGGGTGGAGGTTGATGATAACTTTCTCTTCTAGATTCCAGCAGATAAGTTGGTGGCATTGGGATTGTTCAGCCAGCACTTTAACTTGGCGACCTTCAATAAGCTGGTCTCTTACAGGAAGGCCATGTACCATGCTCTGGAGGTAACTTGGCAGTGGGTGGCTGAAGGAACATACAGAAAGCCAATTCAATCCACAGTGTGGCCAAGAATGACTCAGAGGGGACCTGGGCAACCAGAGGGAGGAGGTTAAAAGATAGCGGTCTAATAGGCTATgctgagaagggaaggaaggggttTGAGACTGTCCATAATTTCCCAGTGCCCCGCTGATGTCTGTCTGAATTGCCCTCTGAATGAGGAAGGAGGACCCCTGGGAAGTAGGAGGCAGTATCAGCATTAGTGAGCAGCGATATTAGCATTAGTGAGCAAGCTTTTGCAGAGCTTGTGGTTCAAAAGGCCAAGACTATGCAGCTGCTGAGGTCAGCTGCTTCCTCCCCTTGTCCACGGGACCCGTCAGGCTCTGTCCGTCCTCTACCTTCAGTTGGGTTTGCAGTGATTAGTGTCATCTGTCCAGCATGTGTGAGACCAAGCACTAGGCTTAGTTAGACATTAAGCCTTCACCGCCACACCTTCATTAATAACTTGGAGCTTTGTCAGAGCCCATGAGACAATGctgactgatctgacctgaccACTCCAGTTCTCTACAGGGAAGAGATCACATTTGGTGCCTCTGTGGGGAGACTGAACGCTCCTTCGTGGCCTgtccctgctcctccctccctgtcaCATACCACAGCTCAGGACAGCTGTCTGGCTATGAAAGGGCCCAGTGCGAAGGGCAATGAGGCCCCAGCAAGGGGAGTCCCTGGGTGGGGCAAGCCAGGCAAATACCCATCCCGCCTATTTATCAGATTCTATCTCTGTCTCGGCAGAAAGCCAGGATCCGGGCTGGCAAGATGTTCCCCAGCAGCCCTGGAGACTCACTGGAGGATCAGCTGAAGCCCATGTTGGAGTGGGCCCATGGAGGCTTTAAGCCCACTGGGGTCGAGGGTCTCAAACCTAACAACAAGCAACCAGGTATGAATGATGCCCTGTGGCACACCCATGCCACACTGCTGGTGAGAGCACCCTTGGGTGGTGCAGCCATGCCTGCTGCCTCTCACCTCACCCCGGCTTTCCAGCAGTCAGTTTTCCCTGGCTGACTAGTTAGTTTTTTCCCAAAAAACAGCCCAAACATTTCTAGTTTCACTGGCCGCTTTTCCTGCTAAACGGTCAAGTACAGATAATTGAGATTGAATCTGTTTCAGAACAGATCAGTAAACAGTCAAGGCGGAATGTACACTAgcaccttatttatttattttttttaaggggaaGAAATTAAGCCCTTAATATTGGAGAAAACTaggaaagtgttaaaaaaaatccctcaaaacAACCAAAATCTAGGTCACCTCCATTTAGAAAGGGGCACCATTCATCCTCAAGTTGACCAATATTGCAGTTCCTCCGTGTTTAGACAgctgcttttctgtttctctccagAAATCCAGAATGTCTTCTCATCCTTCCATTTAACGCagtgttttctgttctgttttgtccCTCCCCCGCAAAAAGTGGTTAATAAATCGAAGGTTCGTCGTACAGGCAGTAGGAACTTAGAAGCCAGGAAACACGGTATTCATTCACCATCTTTTGACTATGCCCTCTTTTCTCTGCACTTTCTTTCAATCTGTTGCACATAAAGTACCCCGAAAAGAATCAAATCTGTTGAAAAGTCACCCTGAACTCtcaccttccccttccctccagcccTCACGACTGCCTTCCAGGTGACTGGGGTTGGGTGTGCACATCCTTCCAGCTCTTCCTGTACACTGGTTGGATTTCTACTTTCCCTTCATTTCTCAATATTTATGGTATAAGCActgtaaaatgtcattttttcacTAAAGTGTCCTTATTAATGGCTGTGTAATTTTCTCTCCCAGGGACAGAGTCAAATTAAACCATGTCCCTTAATAGATTATTCTGTGTAGattgaataaaaatagaatttatagaaataaaaacagtagcCACCTAACATAATTCAGTATTTATTGGCAGCCACATCAAAAAGCTTAAATTAATATTGATCATACACTTAATCTGTTCCCAGCATTTAGTACAAAAAATGATAGTCCTCTTTTCAATATCTTGCTTTAAGTGTCTTAGAACATCTCAATTGGGACACTAAGTGTTCATTACAAACAGTTGATTGGTGTTTTCACCAATGTCCAGCTTGTTCCCAATGGATTAGTTAATGGGATCtatcaaaagttttaaaatgtgcatcggaattaaattaaaacacagtCCCTCAGTCACAATGGTGAGAGATTGCTGTTCTCAGTAGCTTCCTGTGGCTTTCAGCTTATCAGAGATCTCAGGCAGAGTTGGTGGCATCTGTAGACTGAGCTGGATCTGGTGGATGCATTTTGCATCTATAGCTGTTTAAGGCCCTGTACGTGGGTCAGGCACGTGAGTTTCAGATAACGTCGTCCTCATCCAAGTTGTCCAAAGAGGGGCCATGTGACACCCAGCGGGTCACAGCCAGATGCAGCTGGCACCCAGGCCTAGCACACAGGGTCCTGTGCTCCCagcaccctcctcccacccagccGCGGCTGCCTTCTCACCTTTCACAGAGAATAAGACGCGGAGACGCACAGCTGACGACTCAGCCACCTCTGACTACTGCCCCCCACCCAAGCGCCTCAAGACAAATTGTTACAACAACGGCAAGGACCGAGGAGAGGAGGACCAGAGTCGAGGTgactgtggggtggggaggggaggctagGGACCCATGCATCCTCAGTTGGCTGTGGGCAGGTAGGGAGGAACACCCAGCACAAGGCTCTCTGACCTTATCTTTTCTCATCACCTTGTCTTTTCTTAACAGAACAAATGGCTTCGGATGTTGCCAGCAACAAAGGCAATCTGGAAGGTAACGCCCTCTCCCTTGCTGGCTTCCCTTCCTCAGTAGTGCTCCCAGCTAGTGCTCCAGTGCTGCTGGTCTGCCCTGCCCTGCAGAGGTTAACCCCGAACTCTGCCTTGACCTCAGGGTGAGGTGTGGACACCTACCTTACTCAGGTGCTACTTAGAATGAGTCACCTGATTTTCACTGAGGGTGATTCCTAAGGTCAGTGGGCACGAAGGATGCTTGGGGACAGGAAGGAAATGACACTTGGGCCAGGAGAGTCACAAACCTGAAACCACGATCTGTGGCCTCTTTAGCCCCCTGAACAAGCACTGCAACTGGCTCAGAGGTGGAAGACTGTCATTCTCAAACcagctctggttcctttgccctGGCTGGGAACCCAGTACACTTCTAATGGATCTCGGGATGTGTGATGAAGGCTGTCTGTTGCATCCTCAGCCCCATGTCTTTAGTCAAAATATGAAGTGGTTAGTCACTTCAGGGTCGGAAAATGGCACAGCTGCTGACCCAGGGAGCCCACGTTTGGAGCAGACCCTGACAATCCTCAGGACATGGACCCATGATCTTCCCCAGCCCTCAAGACTCCTTCAGCCATCTGTCTGCTTCCTGGATGGGCGTGGGGTGAGGGTCCTTGGTATTCGATAGGCCCGGCCCACTTGGTCAGATCTGTAAGACCCGCTGATGGGACGTGAGGCTGGATAGCCTAATAGGAAAAGGACCCCGGCTCTTGAAATCACAGATTATAGTCTGTGTGTAGGATTGGTCACAGTCAAGTCCTATCCTAGGACGACGGGCAAGTTGGCATGACCACAACCCTCAGAAGTGCCAGTCTGTGTAGAGTCTTGAAAGATTTTCATACCAGACTCTCCAAGCATATGCCTCTGCTGGTGCAGCTACTTGTTGCCCCCCTGCACACCtaggtccccccaccccccacctgccCCAAGCCCCGCGTTCTTCCTTCTGGGCCAATCCTTTGCCTGTCTTGTGGGACCTTCTGCTTGGAGCTGTTGATTTAACCGTCTCCTTGTGGGATCGAGGATGGTTCCAGAGACAAATCGTTGCATAATCCTAGCATGGAGTAAAGCGCAGTGAGACCCAAGGCTTTAGCAGCGGCCTTGTCTTTCTTACAGATAGCTGTTTGTCCTGTGGTAGGAAAAACCCCGTGTCCTTCCATCCTCTCTTTGAGGGTGGGCTCTGCCAGACATGCCGGGTAAGTCCAATCCCCACCCTGAACTTTCCCGCCCCCTGCCTGCTCCGTGACGTCCCGTACTTCCTCAAAAAAAGCCTCCCGAGTGTAGGCAGCAGGAAAGGTTCTAGGGGGGCTAATCACCCTACCCTTCCCTCCCAAGGGTGCTGGCCTGCAGACCCAGGCCAGTGGTCCCTGTAAAGAGCACCAGGCCACCAGCGACCTGCTGTGTGGCTGTGTCCGAGGGCCGACGAGCCCGCTGGACTTGGCTGGCTGTGCCCGGCCTCCGGCTTCACAGGCGTCTCTCTCTGGCTGCCAGGACCGCTTCCTCGAGCTCTTCTACATGTACGACGACGACGGCTACCAGTCGTACTGCACCGTGTGCTGCGAGGGCCGCGAGCTGCTCCTGTGCAGCAACACGAGCTGCTGCCGGTGAGCCGCAGGGCTCCCCGGACGGGTTCCAGGCCTGGGCACTGGCGCCTCGCTGACTGGGAACCAGGGCCCGGAGCCAGAATTATTCTGCGGGGGCCTGTCCTTGAAGTGCTTATACATCCCTACAGTAGCACTAGGATGTACGGACAAGCTCGGGGCATGAGAGAGGAGAATCCATCACCCCCAGAGCTCAGCCAATTCTGGGCATGGCATGGGTCCCCAAGGAAGAGGTCGGTGTTCCCCAAACACAGGCCTTCCCGCCCTTGGGGAGGGGCAGCTAGGGGCCTGAGAAGGTTTCAGCCAGCACGAGCCATCTCCATGGGGAGGGTTGGGTCACAGGAGAGCCATCGGATGACAGGCACCCTCCTCCCCCGCTGCCTGGCACAGGTGCTTCTGCGTGGAGTGTCTGGAGGTGCTGGTGGGCGCGGGCACGGCGGCAGAGGCCAAGCTGCAGGAGCCCTGGAGTTGCTACATGTGTCTCCCGCAGCGTTGCCACGGCATCCTGCGGCGCCGCAAGGACTGGAGTGTGCGTCTGCAGGCCTTCTTCACCAGCGACCCCGGGCTCGAATATGTAAGCCTGGCATCCGCCCCAGTCTGTCAAACAAAGCTCCGCTGTCCAAAGGAGCATCTGTctcaggctggagacccaggcgGCTCTGGggttcttccctcccctccttcttggCTTGGGTTTTCAAGGGCCTGCTGAAGAAATAAGATGGAACTGACCCAGTCTTAGTTTTAGTAGAACTGCAGGGGGGAGGGAAGCCTTTGACTTACTCTCAGGTCTGGCTGAAAGTGGCTTTTCCTGGGCTGCTTGCTGTTGTTTATGGAGGAACACGTCTGGAGTAGTGTCAAAGtctcgttgttccatgtcctcaGGGTAGAAGGGTCATGCTCAGGGCATCCcagctcagaaaggttaaaacACATGGCTTGTTGCCCCTCAGGAAGGCCAGCCCCACCTCCGCACCTCCACCTCTATGATCTCTATTTTTATTAACCTGGCAGGAAGCCCCCAAGTTATACCCTGCGATTCCTGCAAACCGAAGGCGGCCTATTCGAGTCTTGTCACTGTTTGATGGAATTGCAACAGGTGAGTTTAGAGCTCACCTAGGGATGCTTACCTGCTTCAGGTATCTGATTTCAATGTTAGGAAAGACCCCTGGGGTTACCCATTGCTCACCTGTTCTGAGAAATCCATTGGTTCCTTGTTTCTCTCCTTGAATCCATCATTTCACATAACTGGTCCTCCTCCTTTAAAggcatggattttattttttatgtgtaggAATCTTGGGAAATTATTTGCTGTTTCATATCATAGATATATTGGAGATTAATTCTGAACTCATCACAGTTCCTTCCCATTTCCCCCAGGTTTCCCATGTATAGAATTAGCATAGCCAACATGTGTTGCCTCTGGGGGCTTTGCCTGATTCATTCCTCAGAAGTGCCCTATAATATATTGTTAGGAATATTTCCCTTTTACCAGAGTAGGAAGCAGTGAGAATCAGTTGCTGTGTATTTAGCATCActtgtattaatatttacttttgttcACCAGTGTCCACCTGCCTAAAATACTGATAGCTTTAAAAGACTCCAGGTCATCACCAGTGGCTTGTTTTCCCCTCCCTTTGGGGAAAGTAGGTTCTAAAAAACTATTTGTGTTTGTACAATGGCTTATTCTCACTGTAGCTTGCCAGAAATGTATTTGATTGTCCTGGAGCGGATGGTGCTCAGCATTGGCTATGCACTAGTAAGTTTTGATACATAACGGCCAGTGGACACAGCAGAGAGTCTGGGGAGCCCAGTTTCATTGCTGACAGCATGGCTTCCCTTGAGGACTGCCATGATCTTTATGTCTCTGGTCTGAGTTCTAAAGATTGTCTGGAGATGGCTTCTAGACAATCACTGGAAGGATGGGCCCTGGGCAGGACAATCCTGATAGATTTTCTCTTCCCCTTGACAACCGCCCCCGCCTCCCATAGGGTACTTGGTCCTCAAAGAACTGGGCATCAAAGTGGAGAAATACGTGGCCTCCGAAGTGTGTGAAGAGTCCATTGCCGTTGGCACCGTTAAGCACGAGGGCAACATCAAATACGTGAATGACGTCAGGAATATCACAAAGAAAAACGTGAGGGCAACACCCACTTCTTCTTCTCCCTGAACCCCATACATCCTTACAACCAACTGGTCACCTACCTGCCCAGGGTTGTGGCAGAAGAACAGCTTTGGTTACATCCATCTGTAGTGTTAAGCTCACAACTTGAAAATCCTTCATATGTAAAGCAATCTCAGAGAAGCTTGAGCTTTTGGATTTCTTGGGTCAAAAGTGAAGCTGGGAAATTTAAATGACCAAGCAAGACTTGGAAGTGAGTTTTCTTCTAGCTAGTTACCTGGAATCCAGGCTGTTCATCTCTccatccccagccccagccctgactGTTTTTCTCCTGCAGATTGAAGAATGGGGCCCATTTGACTTGGTGATTGGTGGAAGCCCATGCAATGATCTCTCCAATGTGAACCCTGCCAGAAAAGGCCTGTATGGTGAGCATCCCTTCTCACATAGACCCCAAGAGACCCTATGTCCCCTGACTGCTGGCCAGGAAGAGTGCCCTGAGAAGGAGCTGTTAGCTTCTGGCCAACTGTACTTGCTGGCTCTGTTCATCCCTCATTGTGACTCCTCATTTTCCAGAGATAAAAATGAATCTCGCATGGCTGATGCCTGGCTTTCTAGATGGTGGCAGGGAGAGGGGACAGTAAGTCATCAGCATAGCTAGTCCTTGGGAATATGTTGGTCTCAATATGGAAGAGTGGGCTGAAGGGTTTGAACCTGGCTTTGCCATTGTCTTTCGTGGGCTCAGAGGGCACAGGCCGGCTCTTCTTTGAGTTCTACCACCTGCTGAATTACACTCGCCCCAAGGAGGGTGAAGACCGGCCTTTCTTCTGGATGTTTGAGAATGTGGTGGCCATGAAGGTTGGCGACAAGCGGGACATCTCTCGGTTTTTGGAGGTGAGGACGTCTGGAGTCTTGATTCTCAGGGTAACACAAATGGGAAGGCTTGCTGGCACTGGGGTGAGGGTTATTTCCAGAGTTGGAATTGATGGTTTCCCGTGGAGGGCATGGCTAGTTGTGAGAGTATGTGGGAAATGTTTGATCTCTCACCTCACTCTAAACCCACTGAAGTTGAGATGATGAGACTAGCATACTTTTGGAGGCACCATGAGAGCGGACCAGACACTTTTTACTTGAATTTTTCTCACCCTTATGCTCAGAACTTCTGCTTTAGGGACCATAAGAAAGATCATTACCTACTGCTTAGTATGCATCAAGCATGGTAGTAAATACTATGtatttacatgtatgtatgtatgtatataagctTCCCAAGttgtgctggtggtaaagaatctgcctgccaatgcaggttttgatccctgggtcaggaagatcttgaggaaatggcaacccactccagtattcttgcctggaaaattccacgcacagaggagcctggcaagctacagtccatggggccacaaagagtaggacatgactgagcacagatacacacacacacatagacttaCTTCCCCCCGACTTTAAAGCCTCTGTTCTACTAGGGAGGTTCTGGAACTGGTTGGTCCATTCCTCATGCCTTGTGAACGTTGGCTGACCAGTGACAGAAGTCAGATTTTGCCAGCACTGCATTTGCATAACCAGGACCTCATCCATTTTGCTGGGTTTCAGTTTTGAGCTTCCTTTACCCCCGTACCCAGGGCTTCTGTAATGATTTGACATGCCCAGGGAATACCGCCTCTTAAGCAGCAAGTCTGATCTGGTCTCTTTCCCCACCATTAACAGAGAGACACAGGCTTGGTCCTTCAGACAGATTCTTGCGGGGAATTGGTCAGTCCCTCGCCTGGCAGGAGTCATACCTCCCGCACAGTCAGGGACAGCCATGTCCCCAGTGCCACCTGCATTCTGCCCTGAGCTCCCAGCAGCTGCCCTGTTCTCTCCCCACAGTGTAACCCAGTGATGATTGATGCCATCAAAGTGTCTGCTGCTCACAGAGCCCGATACTTCTGGGGCAACCTGCCCGGGATGAACAGGTAACAAGGGGCTCCTGGTGGGACCGGTAACAGCCGAGTTAAATATAATGGTGTGAGCCATAACCACCAACTCTTAGGACTCTTAGGAGAGGGGCACATTGGAACCTTGTATAAAGAGCTGCTCTGCTGAGAAAGGCCTCACCTTCTGCTTCAGACCAACCCTTAGTGTTATGGTTGAAGCTTGTTAGGCTGTATAGCAACTGCCTGAGACTCAGGCCAGGATTCCACAATATACTTTACTCCTGCTCTGCCCACA belongs to Bos indicus isolate NIAB-ARS_2022 breed Sahiwal x Tharparkar chromosome 13, NIAB-ARS_B.indTharparkar_mat_pri_1.0, whole genome shotgun sequence and includes:
- the DNMT3B gene encoding DNA (cytosine-5)-methyltransferase 3B isoform X5, coding for MKGDTRQLNGEEDASRREDSVLTNGGCSDQSSDSKDAPSPPILEAISTPEIRGRRSSSRLSKREVSSLLSYTQDLTGDGDGEGEDGDGSDTPVMPKLFRETRTRSESPASLRRRTGSSAGTPWPSPASPYLTIDLTDEDVVPQSSSTPYARLGQDSQQESMESSQLDADGRDADSTEYQDGKEFGIGDLVWGKIKGFSWWPAMVVSWKATSKRQAMSGMRWVQWFGDGKFSEIPADKLVALGLFSQHFNLATFNKLVSYRKAMYHALEKARIRAGKMFPSSPGDSLEDQLKPMLEWAHGGFKPTGVEGLKPNNKQPENKTRRRTADDSATSDYCPPPKRLKTNCYNNGKDRGEEDQSREQMASDVASNKGNLEDSCLSCGRKNPVSFHPLFEGGLCQTCRDRFLELFYMYDDDGYQSYCTVCCEGRELLLCSNTSCCRCFCVECLEVLVGAGTAAEAKLQEPWSCYMCLPQRCHGILRRRKDWSVRLQAFFTSDPGLEYEAPKLYPAIPANRRRPIRVLSLFDGIATGYLVLKELGIKVEKYVASEVCEESIAVGTVKHEGNIKYVNDVRNITKKNIEEWGPFDLVIGGSPCNDLSNVNPARKGLYEGTGRLFFEFYHLLNYTRPKEGEDRPFFWMFENVVAMKVGDKRDISRFLECNPVMIDAIKVSAAHRARYFWGNLPGMNRPVIASKNDKLELQDCLEFNRTAKLKKVQTITTKSNSIRQGKNQLFPVVMNGKEDVLWCTELERIFGFPVHYTDVSNMGRVARQKLLGRSWSVPVIRHLFAPLKDYFACE
- the DNMT3B gene encoding DNA (cytosine-5)-methyltransferase 3B isoform X7: MKGDTRQLNGEEDASRREDSVLTNGGCSDQSSDSKDAPSPPILEAISTPEIRGRRSSSRLSKREVSSLLSYTQDLTGDGDGEGEDGDGSDTPVMPKLFRETRTRSESPAVRTRNNSSTSTRERHRPSLRSTRGRQGRNHVDESPVAFSTTRSLRRRTGSSAGTPWPSPASPYLTIDLTDEDVVPQSSSTPYARLGQDSQQESMESSQLDADGRDADSTEYQDGKEFGIGDLVWGKIKGFSWWPAMVVSWKATSKRQAMSGMRWVQWFGDGKFSEIPADKLVALGLFSQHFNLATFNKLVSYRKAMYHALEKARIRAGKMFPSSPGDSLEDQLKPMLEWAHGGFKPTGVEGLKPNNKQPENKTRRRTADDSATSDYCPPPKRLKTNCYNNGKDRGEEDQSREQMASDVASNKGNLEDSCLSCGRKNPVSFHPLFEGGLCQTCRDRFLELFYMYDDDGYQSYCTVCCEGRELLLCSNTSCCRCFCVECLEVLVGAGTAAEAKLQEPWSCYMCLPQRCHGILRRRKDWSVRLQAFFTSDPGLEYEAPKLYPAIPANRRRPIRVLSLFDGIATGYLVLKELGIKVEKYVASEVCEESIAVGTVKHEGNIKYVNDVRNITKKNIEEWGPFDLVIGGSPCNDLSNVNPARKGLYEGTGRLFFEFYHLLNYTRPKEGEDRPFFWMFENVVAMKVGDKRDISRFLECNPVMIDAIKVSAAHRARYFWGNLPGMNRIFGFPVHYTDVSNMGRVARQKLLGRSWSVPVIRHLFAPLKDYFACE